The following proteins are co-located in the Gordonia polyisoprenivorans genome:
- a CDS encoding alpha/beta hydrolase, whose protein sequence is MSGDSGRRSRRRFRVYAGLLVVAAAVMTGVVGDPGSAHAAPQKATIERIASEGTDLTALYVYSPAMRKTIKVQVLTPAHADRPRPSLYLLSGLGEEDPQNSMWLRKTDARRFYADKNVNVVMPLAGNGSLYTDWERDDPKLGRYQWETFLIDELPPLIDEAFNGNGKRAIAGISMGAGAGLVLAARHPGFYRAVASYSGCYTTTGLAGQAYPRGIVTAFGGNPDNMWGPPNDPRWVAHDVVSLAGNLRGTTVYISSGTGMPGKYDEPGYPGNDDPANRQVVGGGIEFGTYLCTRELQSRLVASGIPATIRYVDPGTHSWPYWRDQQRQSWPTIAHGLNS, encoded by the coding sequence TTGTCGGGTGATTCTGGTCGCCGTTCGCGGCGTCGTTTCCGCGTTTACGCGGGTCTTCTGGTTGTCGCTGCGGCGGTGATGACCGGGGTCGTCGGTGACCCGGGGTCGGCCCATGCGGCGCCGCAGAAGGCGACGATCGAACGGATCGCGTCGGAGGGGACCGACCTCACCGCGCTCTATGTGTACTCCCCGGCGATGCGCAAGACGATCAAGGTGCAGGTGCTCACCCCGGCACACGCCGATCGGCCACGTCCGTCGCTGTACCTGCTCAGCGGACTCGGTGAAGAAGATCCGCAGAACAGCATGTGGTTGCGCAAGACCGACGCCCGGCGTTTCTATGCCGACAAGAACGTCAACGTCGTGATGCCGCTGGCGGGCAACGGCAGTCTGTACACCGACTGGGAACGTGACGATCCCAAACTTGGTCGCTACCAATGGGAAACATTCCTGATCGACGAACTGCCACCGCTGATCGACGAAGCATTCAACGGAAACGGGAAACGCGCAATCGCGGGCATCTCGATGGGTGCGGGAGCCGGGTTGGTGCTCGCCGCACGTCATCCGGGTTTCTACCGCGCGGTGGCCTCCTACAGCGGCTGTTACACCACCACTGGCCTGGCCGGACAGGCCTATCCACGGGGTATCGTCACCGCATTCGGCGGAAACCCTGACAACATGTGGGGCCCGCCGAACGATCCCCGATGGGTCGCGCACGATGTGGTGTCGCTGGCCGGCAATCTGCGCGGCACGACCGTCTACATCTCCAGCGGTACCGGGATGCCCGGCAAGTACGACGAGCCGGGGTATCCGGGTAACGATGACCCGGCGAATCGCCAGGTCGTCGGGGGTGGAATCGAATTCGGTACCTACCTGTGTACGCGGGAATTGCAGTCCCGACTCGTCGCCTCGGGTATTCCCGCGACGATTCGATACGTCGATCCCGGAACGCACTCCTGGCCGTACTGGCGCGACCAGCAGAGGCAGAGTTGGCCCACCATTGCTCACGGCCTGAACAGTTGA
- a CDS encoding ATP-binding cassette domain-containing protein, whose translation MVVLPPTAIEAASLRKTFGRVTAVDEVSLSVPTGSVCGLLGTNGAGKTTTVRMLSTLLRPDGGSARIFGRDVATQGTAVRSLIALTGQYASLDEDLSAEENLRLFAELRGFSKARARSRADDLIGQFGLSHAARRAVSGYSGGMRRRLDLACSLITAPPLLFLDEPTTGLDPATRAQVWQAVRELVSGGTTVLLTTQYLDEADKLSDSIVVMDSGRVVAEGTADTLKERIGTKSLHVIITDPAQLSRAAGVLQHSLGTEVAQVSGEARLSASITDPGLAARAVADLEAASVGIVEFSVQRPTLDDVFFALTGDPATHDAAGNEISWPDAS comes from the coding sequence ATGGTCGTTTTGCCTCCGACCGCCATCGAGGCCGCGTCGCTGCGCAAGACGTTCGGGCGGGTCACCGCGGTCGACGAGGTGTCCCTGTCGGTCCCGACCGGTTCGGTCTGCGGGCTGCTCGGCACCAACGGTGCAGGTAAGACCACCACCGTCCGCATGCTCTCGACACTTCTCCGTCCCGACGGGGGCAGTGCGCGCATCTTCGGGCGCGACGTGGCGACGCAGGGCACCGCGGTGCGCTCTCTGATCGCATTGACCGGTCAATATGCGTCTTTGGACGAAGACCTCAGCGCCGAGGAGAACCTGCGATTGTTCGCCGAGTTGCGCGGGTTCAGCAAGGCCCGCGCGCGTTCTCGCGCCGATGATCTGATCGGACAATTCGGACTTTCCCACGCCGCGAGGCGCGCGGTTTCCGGCTATTCCGGCGGAATGCGCCGCCGTCTGGATCTGGCGTGTTCCCTGATCACCGCGCCCCCGCTGCTGTTTCTCGACGAGCCCACCACCGGCCTCGATCCGGCGACCCGGGCGCAGGTGTGGCAGGCCGTGCGTGAGCTTGTCTCGGGCGGCACCACAGTCCTGCTGACCACGCAGTATCTCGACGAGGCCGACAAGCTGTCGGATTCGATTGTCGTGATGGATTCGGGACGGGTCGTCGCCGAGGGCACCGCCGATACCCTCAAGGAACGCATCGGTACCAAGTCGCTGCACGTGATCATCACCGACCCCGCACAGCTCTCACGAGCGGCCGGGGTCTTGCAGCACAGCCTGGGTACCGAGGTCGCGCAGGTCAGCGGCGAGGCACGGCTGTCGGCGTCGATCACCGATCCCGGGCTGGCCGCTCGCGCCGTCGCCGATCTGGAGGCCGCGTCGGTCGGCATCGTCGAATTCTCGGTTCAGCGCCCGACACTCGACGATGTGTTCTTCGCCCTCACCGGCGACCCGGCGACACATGACGCTGCCGGAAACGAGATCTCGTGGCCGGACGCCTCATGA
- a CDS encoding ABC transporter permease — protein MTEDVLGARTFETDDAIDVAPTPAAGIEWPITPLDQVPLTQALRQILALARRGFLRMRHSPQGLIDVVVVPIVFTVMFANIFGGAVAGGVGNYLQLLVPGVLVSVSVTTSIVTGTQLREDIDSGVFDRIVSMPIARIAPLAGLLIADTARYLIATTVSLAVGLAIGYRPTSALGVLLGVILVVFAAFSLSWIFALMGVLLSKVSAIQGISMLILMPMTFTSNAFVPTSTMPGWLGVIAEINPISHLISSFRALANHGQFTADVGWTLLGCCVILVIFAPATLRAYLTRL, from the coding sequence ATGACCGAAGACGTGCTGGGTGCCCGCACCTTCGAGACCGACGACGCCATCGACGTGGCACCGACCCCGGCGGCCGGGATCGAATGGCCGATCACCCCGCTCGATCAAGTGCCGCTCACGCAGGCGCTACGGCAGATCCTCGCCCTGGCGCGGCGGGGTTTCCTGCGGATGCGCCACTCGCCGCAGGGCCTCATCGACGTCGTCGTCGTACCGATCGTCTTCACCGTCATGTTCGCCAACATCTTCGGCGGTGCGGTCGCCGGTGGCGTCGGGAATTACCTGCAGCTCTTGGTTCCCGGTGTGTTGGTGTCGGTGTCGGTGACGACGTCCATCGTCACCGGAACCCAACTGCGCGAAGACATCGACAGCGGTGTCTTCGACCGGATCGTGTCGATGCCGATCGCTCGCATCGCTCCCCTGGCCGGACTGCTGATCGCCGACACGGCGCGCTATCTCATCGCGACCACGGTGTCCCTGGCGGTGGGTCTGGCCATCGGATATCGACCGACCAGCGCGCTCGGCGTACTACTCGGCGTGATCCTCGTCGTCTTCGCCGCGTTCTCGTTGAGCTGGATCTTCGCCCTCATGGGTGTGCTGCTGTCCAAGGTATCGGCGATCCAGGGCATCTCGATGCTGATCCTCATGCCGATGACGTTCACCTCCAACGCCTTTGTGCCGACCTCGACGATGCCCGGGTGGCTCGGGGTGATCGCCGAGATCAACCCGATCTCGCACCTCATCTCGTCGTTTCGTGCGCTCGCCAATCATGGGCAGTTCACCGCGGATGTCGGATGGACCCTCCTCGGCTGTTGCGTGATCCTGGTGATCTTCGCCCCCGCCACCCTGCGCGCCTACCTCACACGCCTATGA
- a CDS encoding glycosyltransferase, producing the protein MRIAFALHGSRGDVQPAAAVAAELVRRGHSVRLAVAADLVEPFARTAIPTTELCPSTADLLASPLIRNDLKSLNPRTRFRALREVSAYGVDQSERVMAELADDADVLVTGLLAQDRAATVAESRGIAFVPLHYCPVRVSGSVSPTYRTVPRAVSRMVWTLADRIMWLSTRGADRRLRARLGLPPDRRPFSRRLREDGIPEVQVYDPALFSDLPHEWGPQRPFVGFLCPDKEIRAAINDGLDRTDAAIGFACSGPPPVYVGFGSMRAPGDRMEFVVTTLLDHGLRVIAHTDLDLPVADSRLFRVSGTVDHEALLPHCRAAVHHGGAGTTGSVLRAGIPSTVGWFSADQPIWAAALRRCGAGTGNRLSRMTAADLSALTDPGVQAAARRISERLLPLNHAVDAACEIITNAAASMA; encoded by the coding sequence ATGAGAATCGCCTTCGCGCTGCACGGCAGCCGCGGCGACGTCCAACCGGCGGCCGCGGTGGCCGCCGAATTGGTGCGGCGTGGCCATTCGGTGCGGCTGGCCGTGGCGGCCGATCTGGTGGAACCGTTTGCGCGAACGGCGATTCCGACCACCGAACTCTGTCCATCGACGGCGGATCTGCTCGCCAGTCCACTGATCCGCAACGACCTCAAGTCGCTGAATCCGCGTACCCGTTTCCGGGCGTTGCGTGAGGTCAGCGCGTACGGGGTGGACCAGTCCGAGCGGGTGATGGCCGAGCTCGCCGACGATGCGGACGTCCTCGTCACCGGTCTGCTCGCGCAGGACCGGGCCGCGACCGTCGCCGAGAGCCGCGGGATCGCCTTCGTGCCGCTGCACTACTGCCCGGTGCGTGTCTCCGGGTCGGTGTCGCCGACGTATCGCACTGTGCCGCGAGCGGTCTCACGCATGGTGTGGACGCTCGCCGACCGGATCATGTGGCTCTCGACCCGCGGCGCCGACCGCCGCCTGCGCGCACGTCTGGGGCTGCCGCCGGATCGGCGACCGTTCAGCAGACGTCTGCGTGAGGACGGCATCCCCGAGGTCCAGGTGTACGACCCGGCCCTGTTCTCCGACCTGCCACACGAGTGGGGACCGCAGCGGCCCTTCGTCGGATTCCTGTGCCCGGACAAGGAGATCCGTGCGGCGATCAACGACGGCCTGGACCGGACCGATGCGGCCATCGGTTTCGCCTGCTCGGGGCCGCCGCCGGTCTATGTCGGTTTCGGCAGCATGCGAGCGCCCGGGGATCGGATGGAGTTCGTTGTGACCACCCTGCTCGATCACGGTCTACGCGTGATCGCCCACACCGATCTGGATCTCCCGGTGGCGGATTCGCGCTTGTTCCGAGTATCCGGAACGGTGGATCACGAAGCACTGCTTCCGCATTGCCGCGCGGCGGTGCACCACGGTGGTGCCGGGACAACGGGTTCGGTTCTGCGGGCGGGTATTCCGTCGACGGTCGGATGGTTCAGTGCCGATCAACCGATCTGGGCTGCCGCACTACGCCGGTGCGGTGCCGGTACCGGGAATCGCCTGAGTCGAATGACCGCTGCCGACCTGTCGGCGCTGACCGACCCGGGTGTGCAAGCGGCCGCACGCAGGATCTCCGAGCGACTCCTTCCCCTGAATCATGCGGTCGACGCCGCGTGCGAGATCATCACCAACGCCGCGGCGTCCATGGCCTGA
- a CDS encoding DUF5685 family protein — MFGVLTPCRHRLGDELADRWRAHLCGLCLALRDGHGQAARLTTNTDAVMISILTEAQRSGGAATARAGRCPLRSLRTATVVTATDPGIRLAAGASLTLAAAKADDVRAEGRLGLAPHSPMRSATARVIGSRLHAAASNAPVLDAERILHILHRQSEIECTAASLGEITDPSGRACAEVFAATADASGMPDNRADLEAIGYDFGTIAHLLDAVDDYHADALSGAFNPLRATGTEVTAALTECRDRRNRITERYSRLRLDDDRLLRAVLLDGLRHAIARRMHARTRWPATRPPDFPDSWPYPPPFPPNRRFRDRLGPFLWTGCTGRACCTDHWNHCSDKLTSPCCTDDCGDCCDCCDCDCT, encoded by the coding sequence ATGTTCGGGGTCCTCACACCATGTCGTCACCGTCTGGGAGACGAACTCGCCGACCGGTGGCGCGCACACCTGTGCGGGTTGTGTCTGGCGCTGCGCGACGGTCACGGTCAGGCCGCGCGGCTGACCACCAACACCGATGCGGTGATGATCTCGATCCTCACCGAAGCCCAGCGCAGCGGTGGGGCGGCGACCGCACGAGCGGGACGGTGCCCACTTCGGTCGCTGCGCACGGCCACGGTGGTCACCGCCACCGACCCGGGTATCCGGCTGGCCGCCGGCGCGTCACTCACCCTGGCCGCGGCCAAGGCCGACGATGTCCGCGCCGAAGGGCGCCTCGGACTCGCGCCACACTCACCGATGAGGTCGGCAACCGCCCGGGTGATCGGATCCCGGTTACATGCGGCGGCCTCGAACGCCCCGGTCCTCGACGCCGAGCGTATCCTGCACATCCTGCATCGCCAGTCCGAGATCGAGTGCACGGCAGCATCTCTCGGTGAGATCACCGATCCCAGCGGCCGGGCGTGCGCCGAGGTGTTCGCAGCGACCGCCGATGCCTCGGGCATGCCGGACAACCGCGCCGACCTCGAAGCCATCGGCTACGACTTCGGGACGATCGCCCATCTGCTCGACGCCGTGGACGACTATCACGCCGACGCTCTCTCCGGTGCGTTCAATCCGTTGCGCGCCACCGGAACCGAGGTGACCGCAGCACTGACCGAGTGCCGCGACCGACGCAACCGGATCACCGAGCGGTATTCACGGCTCCGACTCGACGACGACCGGTTGCTGCGGGCGGTGCTCCTCGACGGTCTGCGGCACGCAATCGCCCGCCGGATGCATGCGCGGACCCGGTGGCCCGCCACGCGGCCACCGGACTTCCCCGACTCCTGGCCATATCCCCCGCCATTCCCACCGAACCGGCGATTTCGTGATCGTCTCGGCCCGTTCCTGTGGACCGGCTGCACGGGCCGGGCGTGCTGCACCGACCACTGGAATCACTGCAGCGACAAACTCACCAGCCCCTGCTGCACCGACGACTGCGGGGATTGCTGCGACTGTTGCGACTGTGATTGCACCTGA
- the fadD8 gene encoding fatty-acid--CoA ligase FadD8, translating to MTEDSSVTEYDPLRSGVHLGDLMVAALRRHRDHKVLELGDTELTGGEMADAVSRYVQAFESVGAGSGTAVGLLALNRPEVLLVIGAGQTQGWRRTALHPLGSLDDHAYVLSDAGVTTLVIDPVPMFVARAAALVDRVESLEQVLTLGPVPEELSAYGRDIIAEADTFSPRPLTAAPLPGDHIVSITYTGGTTGKPKGVIGTASAMATMTQIQLSEWEWPERPRFLMCTPLSHAGAAFFVPTLMKGGTMIVLSKFDPAQVLATIEEKRISATMLVPSMLYALLDHPDSKTRDLSSLETVYYGASPINPVRLAEAIERFGPIFAQYYGQSEAPMVISYLGKHDHPKPGEDTRRLSSCGRPSAFLHTALLGPDDAPVAPGEPGEICVAGPLLAGGYWGLPEQTAATFRDGWLRTGDVAREDDDGFWYIVDRTKDMIVTGGFNVFPREVEDVVAEHPSVAQVGVIGVPDEKWGEAVTAVVVLRADAASDDDGRARITGEIQGAVKERKGAVQSPKQVIFADALPLTALGKPDKKALRAQFWESAGRGVG from the coding sequence ATGACTGAGGACAGCTCTGTGACCGAATACGACCCGTTGCGCAGCGGGGTCCATCTGGGGGATCTCATGGTCGCGGCCCTGCGACGCCATCGCGACCACAAGGTGCTCGAACTCGGCGACACCGAACTCACCGGGGGCGAGATGGCCGACGCGGTCAGCCGGTACGTGCAGGCCTTCGAGTCGGTCGGCGCGGGATCGGGAACCGCCGTCGGGCTCCTGGCGCTCAACCGTCCGGAGGTGCTCCTGGTGATCGGTGCCGGGCAGACCCAGGGCTGGCGGCGCACCGCGCTGCATCCGCTCGGCTCGCTCGACGATCACGCCTACGTACTCTCCGACGCCGGGGTCACCACACTGGTCATCGATCCGGTGCCGATGTTCGTCGCGCGTGCGGCGGCGCTGGTGGACCGCGTCGAGAGTCTCGAGCAGGTCCTCACCCTCGGGCCGGTGCCGGAGGAGCTCTCCGCATACGGTCGCGACATCATCGCCGAGGCCGACACGTTCTCGCCGCGCCCGCTGACCGCGGCGCCGCTACCCGGCGATCACATCGTGTCGATCACCTACACCGGCGGGACCACCGGAAAACCCAAGGGCGTCATCGGAACCGCGTCGGCGATGGCGACGATGACCCAGATCCAGCTCTCGGAGTGGGAATGGCCGGAGCGACCACGATTCCTGATGTGCACGCCGCTCTCACATGCCGGTGCCGCGTTCTTCGTGCCGACGCTGATGAAGGGCGGCACGATGATCGTGCTGTCGAAGTTCGACCCCGCACAGGTGCTCGCGACGATCGAGGAGAAGAGGATCAGCGCCACCATGCTGGTGCCCTCGATGCTCTATGCGCTCCTCGATCATCCCGACTCGAAGACACGTGACCTCTCGTCACTGGAAACCGTGTATTACGGTGCCTCGCCGATCAATCCGGTGCGGCTCGCCGAGGCGATCGAACGTTTCGGCCCGATCTTCGCCCAGTACTACGGGCAGTCCGAAGCCCCGATGGTGATCAGCTATCTCGGTAAGCACGACCATCCGAAGCCGGGCGAGGACACCCGCCGACTGTCGAGCTGTGGCCGGCCGTCGGCCTTCCTGCACACCGCGCTCCTCGGTCCCGACGACGCTCCCGTCGCACCGGGCGAGCCCGGCGAGATCTGTGTGGCCGGACCGCTTCTCGCCGGCGGCTATTGGGGCCTGCCCGAGCAGACCGCGGCGACCTTCCGGGACGGTTGGCTGCGGACCGGCGACGTCGCGCGCGAAGACGACGACGGCTTCTGGTACATCGTCGACCGCACCAAGGACATGATCGTCACCGGCGGCTTCAACGTCTTTCCGCGGGAGGTCGAAGATGTTGTCGCCGAACACCCTTCCGTCGCACAGGTCGGTGTGATCGGGGTACCCGACGAAAAGTGGGGTGAGGCGGTCACCGCGGTCGTGGTGTTGCGTGCCGACGCCGCATCCGACGACGACGGGCGGGCGCGGATCACCGGTGAGATCCAGGGCGCGGTGAAGGAACGCAAGGGTGCGGTGCAGTCGCCCAAGCAGGTGATCTTCGCCGACGCGCTGCCGCTGACCGCGCTGGGCAAGCCCGACAAGAAGGCGCTGCGTGCACAGTTCTGGGAGTCGGCCGGCCGCGGGGTCGGCTGA
- a CDS encoding GNAT family N-acetyltransferase, with product MTDLDLATSRRDITDALLTALERRHEVLDTIVEADNHTDAVAAIAELLDKSQLGAEAILDMKLDQLTKEERRKNQAELDDLNSALTFTLAERPASSGDTLDLRPFSPEEDADLFATRTSELGVAGDGSGAPAGDLADELSKATARVDDEEAVWLVAIEGDSKVGFVFGELTSGEVDVRIWIHPEHRKKGYGTAALRKSRSEIAAYFPGVPMVVRAPGA from the coding sequence ATGACTGACCTGGACCTGGCGACCTCCCGTCGCGACATCACCGACGCACTCCTGACCGCTCTCGAGCGGCGCCACGAGGTTCTCGACACCATCGTCGAGGCCGACAATCACACCGATGCCGTCGCCGCGATCGCCGAACTGCTGGACAAGTCCCAGCTCGGCGCCGAGGCGATCCTCGACATGAAACTCGATCAGCTCACCAAGGAGGAGCGCCGCAAGAACCAGGCCGAACTCGACGACCTGAACTCGGCGCTCACCTTCACCCTCGCCGAACGGCCCGCATCCAGCGGCGACACCCTCGACCTGCGCCCCTTCTCCCCGGAGGAGGACGCCGACCTCTTCGCCACCCGCACCTCCGAACTCGGCGTGGCCGGCGACGGCTCGGGTGCTCCCGCGGGCGATCTGGCCGACGAACTGAGCAAGGCCACCGCACGCGTCGACGACGAGGAGGCCGTCTGGCTCGTCGCCATCGAAGGAGACTCCAAGGTGGGCTTCGTCTTCGGCGAGTTGACCTCCGGCGAGGTCGACGTGCGGATCTGGATTCATCCCGAGCATCGCAAGAAGGGTTACGGTACCGCCGCCCTGCGCAAGTCGCGCTCGGAGATCGCCGCCTACTTCCCGGGTGTGCCAATGGTGGTTCGGGCGCCGGGCGCCTGA
- a CDS encoding SDR family oxidoreductase, which translates to MAESASNAGRVVVVTGAGQGIGRAHALAFAADGAKVVVNDFVAEAADAVADEIRTTGGDAITAAGDVADWDTAAGIVATAVDEFGALDALVNNAGFVRDRMLVSMAEDEWDAVVRVHLKGHFVMLRHAAAYWRAQAKAGSRRTARVVNTSSGAGLYGSVGQGNYVAAKAGIAALTIQAAAEMGGYGVTVNAIAPAARTAMTLGAGEAMAAQMAAPDDGSFDAMDPANISPLVCWLASPQSGEVTGRVFEVEGGKISITDGWQRSVERDKGARWESSELGPVIAEIIAKAPVPMPVYGAR; encoded by the coding sequence GTATCGGCCGGGCGCACGCCCTGGCCTTCGCCGCCGACGGTGCCAAGGTGGTCGTCAACGACTTCGTGGCCGAGGCCGCGGACGCGGTGGCCGACGAGATCCGCACCACTGGCGGTGACGCCATCACCGCCGCCGGCGACGTCGCCGACTGGGACACTGCGGCCGGCATCGTCGCCACCGCCGTCGACGAATTCGGCGCGCTCGACGCCCTGGTCAACAACGCGGGATTCGTGCGTGACCGCATGCTGGTCTCGATGGCCGAGGACGAGTGGGACGCCGTGGTCCGCGTGCATCTGAAGGGGCACTTCGTGATGCTGCGTCATGCCGCCGCCTACTGGCGGGCACAGGCCAAGGCCGGCAGTAGGCGTACCGCCCGCGTCGTCAACACCTCGTCCGGGGCCGGCCTCTACGGCTCGGTCGGGCAGGGCAACTACGTCGCCGCCAAGGCCGGTATCGCGGCATTGACGATCCAGGCCGCCGCCGAGATGGGCGGTTACGGGGTCACGGTCAATGCGATCGCACCGGCGGCGCGCACCGCGATGACCCTCGGTGCCGGCGAGGCGATGGCCGCGCAGATGGCCGCCCCCGACGACGGCTCCTTCGACGCGATGGATCCGGCGAACATCTCACCGCTGGTGTGCTGGCTCGCTTCTCCGCAATCAGGGGAGGTCACCGGACGGGTCTTCGAGGTGGAGGGCGGCAAGATCTCGATCACCGACGGCTGGCAGCGTAGCGTCGAACGCGACAAGGGTGCGCGCTGGGAATCGTCCGAACTCGGCCCGGTGATCGCCGAGATCATCGCAAAGGCGCCGGTGCCGATGCCGGTCTACGGAGCGCGCTGA